Within the Naumovozyma castellii chromosome 1, complete genome genome, the region CGATGTAACAACAaccaatgaagatgaactCCAAGTACTTTCCTCAGGGTCGAAGCAGAAAAAACAACTAGAACATCATTTGTTCACAGTTTCAAACGGTGGAATCGCTGGATATCTATCATCTGTAATTGGATATAAGTCCTTCGTAAATTTGAATGCCCGTACCGATGTCTATGTTGGATTTTTGCCAAACGATACACTGGAAAATTTATGTGACAAGTATTTTTTGATATACTTGAGAATTGCTGAAACATTAACTAGTATGCTGTCCACGAAGTTGCTGAAATTAGACCATGCGCTTGAATGGATTCATTTGACTGCTTCTGAAACACTCTTCAAACAAGGGGATCCTGCAAACGGTATTTATGTGGTTTTGAATGGTAGACTAAGACAATTACAAGACCATCGTcatgaaaataatgatataaaCAAAACTATCAAAAGGCAGCAAGAGGGGCAAGGCTCTGTACGGAATGACGACGAGACTTACGAAGTTATCCTTGGAGAACATGCCCAAGGAGAAAGTTTTGGAGAAGTTGAAGTCTTAACAGCAATGGATAGAATATCCACCATCGTTGCAGTAAGAGATTCTGAGCTGGTACGTATTCCTAGAACCTTATTTGAACTTTTGGCACTAGAACATCCATCCATCATGATCCGTGTTTCAAGGTTGGTTGcaagaaagatattgaGTAACAATTCTTCAGAAGTGAACCAAAATCCATTAGCATCCACCAgcaaatttaatttaacaATTCCAACAGCTAATAGTCTCATCACATCAAATTCATACAATGGTAAACAGAATACGACATCTGGATCTATAACTTTCAGAACAATTACAATTCTACCAATCAGGGAGGGATTACCTGTTGAGTTATTCGCCATGAAGTTGGTACAAGCTTTTAAGCAAGTAGGTCGGACTACCATTGGTTTGAATCAAAGAACTACATTAACACATCTTGGTCGTCATGCCTTCGATAGATTGGCAAAGTTGAAGCAGAGTGGTTACTTTGCAGAACTGGAGGAGATGTTTCAAACAGTTGTTTATATAGCAGACACACCAAGCCAATCGAGTTGGACCAAAACCTGTATTGCGCAAGGGGATTGTATTCTTTTGCTAGCAGATGCTAATTCCTCCCCAGATATTGGGGAATTTGAGAATCttgttttaaaatcaaaaacaacTGCAAGAACCGGATTGATTCTACTCCACCCAGAACGTTATGTTGAACCAGGACTTACTCAAAAATGGTTAAGATACAGACCTTGGGTTCACTCACACCACCATATTCAAATGGCTGTTAATTCATTGGAAAGCATTTCTGTACTCAAGACATCTGGCCTTAATGGAGGAGCATTAGCTTTAatggataaattaattcaaacaGAATTCAGTCGGAAAACGCAGCAAAATATATCGAGATTACTTCCTGACTCCATAAAAAGTAAGGTCGAAAACTTTTCTGGCCGTTTTATGAGGAGGAGGAATAAACAGTTCTACACACCAACTCATATGCACAAGAATGATTTTTTACGATTAGCTAGAATTTTATCAGGTCAAGCTATTGGTTTAGTTCTTGGAGGTGGAGGTGCAAGAGGTCTTAGTCACCTTGGGATGATACAAGCCATTGAAGAGCAAGGTATTCCTATTGATATGATTGGTGGAACTTCGATGGGTTCGTTTGTTGGTGGCTTGTATGCAAAAGACTATGATTTAGTTCCAATATATGGCCGTGTTAAAAAGTTTGCCGGCAgactttcttcaatttggaGAACCCTTTCTGATCTAACCTGGCCCGTAACTTCATACACCACTGGGCATGAATTTAATCGTGGTATCTGGAAAACATTTGGGGAGACgagaattgaagatttctggattcaatattattgtAATTCAACTAATATCACAGATTCAGTGCAAGAGATCCATTCATTCGGTTACGCTTGGAGATACATTAGGGCGTCGATGTCCCTTGCTGGTTTGTTACCTCcacttgaagaaaatggttCTATGTTATTAGATGGTGGTTATCTGGATAATTTACCTGTTTCAGAAATGAAATTACGTGGATGTAATACAATTTTTGCTGTAGATGTCGGTTCCGTTGATGATAGAACTCCGATGAAATATGGTGATTCACTAAATGGATTCTGGATCGTTTTTAATAGATGGAATCCTTTTTCAACCCATCCCAATATCCCCAACATGGCTGAAATTCAAGTCAGATTGGGTTATGTAGCCTCAGTAAATGCCTTGGAAAACGCAAAGAATACACCTGGAGTGATATACATAAGACCACCAATTGATAATTATGCCACCCTagattttggaaaatttgaagagattTACGGCGTTGGTGTAGACTATGGTAGGGTATTCTTTCAGGAACTAGAAACCGAGGGGAACATGCCCAAGTTACCAGGTTGTCAGAATGATTACTTTGACACAAAGGTATCTGAATTACTATTGCATAGAAGGAATAGTATTTGATAGTGTTCCTATTTGTAGGTTTGATCTGTCATTTTACTTTCATTTATATCtatttatatttcaaaacaaaaaatatcaatgtACCTGTTATTCTTTCCCCTCTATAGtgatttatatataaatagGTGCTAGAATGCAGATTCCATGTTAACCTGTTTCCCAATATACTAAAACATAACTAGTTAACGCTACTCCAAGGTACCTACCTTCTTTAGGTGTTTCTTTAATCCATTCCCAGCTTCAACTTTGACGTCAATCTCCACAAATGCACGTTTCTTAATCACGCCTGTTGATGTTGCCCCACTTGTTGTTCCTATTTCTTTAGCAAACAAGATACCTTGAGCCCATCCTGCATACGGGCCCCATTTCTTCAgaaattcaattctaaTATAATCTAGGTCGGCCTTTACCTTTTTCTTGGTTATTGGATAGTCTACGTAAGACTTTCGTAGCTCATCAAGCTGCTTTTTCTTTGCACCCATCCGATAGTCTCTTGTCGCTATCCTTCCAATGTGAACGTCTACTGGTACGATTTCATCCATGCGAAATCCCATTAAACAAACACAGTCAGCAACTTTAGGGCCAACGCCCACATATGACATTAAGTGTTCTCGCATTTCTTCGTAGGTAAATTTGCTGCGTAAGTGCTCAAAATAGGCTGAATCAGTTTTATAATCGCCATCTCGTCTATCCTTTACCACTTTCTTAGCAGTCtctataatatattttgcTCTGTACCCAAATCCTAGCTCTCGAAGTTCTGACTCAGTAGCTTTAGAGGCTAATTCATCACTTGTAGGGAATGAATAGAATTTATTCCCATCATATGTACAAACTTCATTACCATAGTTTGTGCAAAGAGAATGACACATCTTGGtaattcttgaaatattattattactcGAACAGATAAAAGAAACAAGTGTCTCCCATGGTTCTTGAGCAAGTATTCTTATCCCCTGAGGTGAAAGTTTCTTAAAGTTTTTGTCATTCGGTATCCACTTGTCATTGAACAAAGAGTTTAGTGATACATCCAGTCTAAAATACCTGATCAAATGATCCCTTATCTCCGACACCGACTGTAAAGTATCTGTCGTTGAAAACTCGATTGTGTTGGAATTAGGTTGTCTAAGAGTAATGAAACTATAATGACAAGCATCCCCGATTCTCATAGTGGAGCTGTATCTTTTTGTAGATTCGTCAAAAACCCATCTGAAGGCCTGTCCAGTCTGTAAAACATTTTCTAGCGAGAGCTCATTGTTGGCCACTATTATTACTTCGAAAGTGGTCATAGTTATTGATATAATAATTCGGTATTGTCATGCCCAACATAACGTGTTTTATTTGGAAAGTTTTTAAGATCGAGGGCATCTGAAAATTCTGACGCGTAACAAAATCCATCTGCCAAGTAAACATCAGTGTAAATAGAGAAGCACAGTCGAACCTGTAGGTAAATTGGAGCAATCTACTGCATAAAACCCTATCCTCACTCGTGGTTATTTAAAAAGCATCTCCAGCTATTTTGACATTAGAAAGATAGAGGTCTTCCGTTATTTACGTTCAAATCCCAACGGTAAAAAGTTGATAGATTACCTTGGATGAATATATGAACTGCTGCACAACCTCATTGCTACCTGTAAAGACCcttcatcaaaatttttattGTTCCTTCTTTAGGTACATTTACAACCAAATCAGCTTCAACTTCACAGTTTCCCGAAGGATGTTTAGCAAGTCTCCCTCGTGGATGGTTCAATCCGAGGGTAATATTAAAAGGCAAAAGCTTTCCAATGAGGAACTGAATATTTTACTTTCAGATCAAGACGATTGGATGGATTATATGAGCGATAATATTGTTAGTGAGGCAGATGCGCTTGGAAACCTCCCATCAAAGGACTTTACTCGCAACAGTACCAATATTGATCTGAATCATGAAAAGAAACCTAGTCTAGCTACAAGGGCAAAAAGTTTATCAGGTGCAATCCCAATACAGGTAACTTCTAGTAGAATACCGTTCCCTTTTAAAACAGAACCAGATGAAAATCAAAAACTATATGAAGATAAACATCGAATTGCAAATGGTATGCCAATTGAAACTCCTAAAACTTCTCATAAAATACTTAATTCGATAACTAATATGAAACAAGAATTAGGCATTACTCAGTCCATCCCATTATCTAACAGTGATACCGGGGATACCAAAACAGAAACATATAATAACGTCGGTAACGAAACGAAAGTCAATACCAATACATCTACAGACGGAGTTTCCGGCAATCTTACTTTAGATGACTCAAGTCTCGAAGTTATTaatgaacaaaagaaaGTTAAATACGATCAGAAGTTTACTTTAATGACTCAAGCCCCAACATTCACGGACATGGAAGATCTTAATAAGTTGCATTTACCAGATAATACGAAGATTAAGATACCAATTAGACTCAGTAGAGAACAAGAAAGTATTATCGAATTGGCCCAAAGAGGGCTGAATATTTTCTATACAGGTAGTGCTGGTACTGGTAAATCTGTTTTATTAAGAGAATTGATTAAAAGTTTGAAACGTAAATACGGATCAGAAGAAGTTGCTGTTACAGCATCCACTGGTTTAGCAGCTTGTAATATTGGTGGTATTACGGTGCACTCTTTTTCTGGAATTGGATTGGGTAAAGGTGATGCCAATCAGTTATTTAAAAAGGTAAGACGGTCCAAAAAACACTCGAAACGTTGGGCGACAATCAAGGCTTTAGTCATTGACGAAATATCTATGCTTGATGGACATCTTTTGGATAAATTAGATTTTATagcaaagaaaattagGAAGAATCATGGCCCATTCGGAGGTATTCAACTAGTCTTTTGTGGTGATTTTTTTCAACTACCTCCTGTTTCTAAAGATCCTCAGAATCCAACAGTATTTGCCTTTGAATCGAATGCATGGAAAACTGGGATTCAGACAACAATTATGCTACAGAAGGTGTTTCGACAGCAAGgtgatattaaattcattgatatGTTAAATAAAATGAGACTTGGGAAAATCGATGATGAGACTGAAAGAGAATTCAGAAAACTTAGCCGGTCTTTACccaatgatgaaattatccCTGCAGAACTTTATAGTACTCGAGCTGAAGTCGATAGggcaaatttttcaaggCTGAATAAACTTCCCGGTATGGTGCGGACATTTGATGCAATGGATGGAGGAAGTTTGGAGGATAAAGAGATGAAAGAGAGACTGCTCCAAAACTTTCTTGCTCCTAAAACCTTACAGCTAAAGGTTGGAGCACAAGTGATGATGCTTAAGAATGTTGATGCAACGCTAGTAAATGGTTCCTTAGGAAAGATCATTGAGTTTGTCGATCCTGAGACATATATGTTTTACCAAACTCTAAAAGAGAATCCTGACATCTCACCTGCTGATGCTGAGAGATTGCGTCGAAATCCAGATCTTCTACGATCGGCATGggaggaagaaaatgatacTGATTCTGCTGTAAGACAGAAAAGCACAAAAGAGGCATTTTGCAAGACAACACAAAAAGAAGGTAATACGCCTTTAGATGAAAGTATTTTcgattttttgaaagatgaaaGTGGGGAGAATAAGGATTTACAAGGGAACATCAGTAGGAAGAAACAATTGCTACAAGATATTCATAACTCTTCAAGTGGAAGGAAATTGCCTCTAGTTAGATTCAAGACATCGGATCTTGCAACAAGAACCGTTCTTGTAGAGCCTGAATGTTGGGAAATAGAGGATGAAAATTCAAAGCCAATTGTCTCAAGAGTGCAGTTACCATTGATGCTTGCATGGTCATTATCAATTCATAAATCCCAGGGTCAA harbors:
- the NTE1 gene encoding lysophospholipase (ancestral locus Anc_4.318), yielding MSTTNKNSFNQSVDNQENNTIPSDGPSAGLPEQLITQNQDWLLSSIANFTWIIMYFFMGTTMSLMRAIWYMITIVILRSSTWILFSTNKLQFTVSLSVFIVMSAIIVYITYCVVRARILSQYKKLTPDNDDFVMNQNNIHSGLSDSATQRDHMHYKNERKSSNQEDDTFLSSYLDQFLSAIKIFGYLEKPVFHDLTKNMKTQKLDEGEILLLDNSIGFAIVVEGTLQVYHEVEEKSSEPMVMDTTNHVGFMSSSETNAKGDDGLSNSQVISDTADDSSIETDGDDDDDDDDDDDSDEELGYIRLKNGLGRFQLLNTVKPGNPVSSLVNILNLFTTAANNDLFNANIIKKNRGDSNELNLTLRKFIIDADKNDNNIPFDATPPPPLLSQQSPSLSPSNNNLPDVSLSDSMPKVVGVAATDCTIAIIPPQAFAKLTAKYPRSASHIIQMILTKLYNVTLQTAHNYLGLTKEIMNIELTLNKSVNYEIPYYLKEAVMRKFSNKDKPIVNERKSYETSMPNFEKRPSSFDIPSSPTSKQSSNLNLKSPVASKSNRNSIILGSRHVVLDSRDHFNPGDLLSNVPLSRKETMNEISTRRRKSPLQKSSHHALSAAFIEKEVPKRPNLKNKDTSTDFREIRKQTNNIIDRSFSSIQEETEESAVRMAIVEALFGFLGINKDNMSLYQTNTNQSNGNFPNTHRSSEISLVTSFESSSTPRTTLRILPSHYTIQTKKQMKKNKNKKTYKEEVFSNLDFESAKSSFMQGIKLQFFKQGTRIVEQNSNGKGMFYVIAGKIDVTTTNEDELQVLSSGSKQKKQLEHHLFTVSNGGIAGYLSSVIGYKSFVNLNARTDVYVGFLPNDTLENLCDKYFLIYLRIAETLTSMLSTKLLKLDHALEWIHLTASETLFKQGDPANGIYVVLNGRLRQLQDHRHENNDINKTIKRQQEGQGSVRNDDETYEVILGEHAQGESFGEVEVLTAMDRISTIVAVRDSELVRIPRTLFELLALEHPSIMIRVSRLVARKILSNNSSEVNQNPLASTSKFNLTIPTANSLITSNSYNGKQNTTSGSITFRTITILPIREGLPVELFAMKLVQAFKQVGRTTIGLNQRTTLTHLGRHAFDRLAKLKQSGYFAELEEMFQTVVYIADTPSQSSWTKTCIAQGDCILLLADANSSPDIGEFENLVLKSKTTARTGLILLHPERYVEPGLTQKWLRYRPWVHSHHHIQMAVNSLESISVLKTSGLNGGALALMDKLIQTEFSRKTQQNISRLLPDSIKSKVENFSGRFMRRRNKQFYTPTHMHKNDFLRLARILSGQAIGLVLGGGGARGLSHLGMIQAIEEQGIPIDMIGGTSMGSFVGGLYAKDYDLVPIYGRVKKFAGRLSSIWRTLSDLTWPVTSYTTGHEFNRGIWKTFGETRIEDFWIQYYCNSTNITDSVQEIHSFGYAWRYIRASMSLAGLLPPLEENGSMLLDGGYLDNLPVSEMKLRGCNTIFAVDVGSVDDRTPMKYGDSLNGFWIVFNRWNPFSTHPNIPNMAEIQVRLGYVASVNALENAKNTPGVIYIRPPIDNYATLDFGKFEEIYGVGVDYGRVFFQELETEGNMPKLPGCQNDYFDTKVSELLLHRRNSI
- the OGG1 gene encoding 8-oxoguanine glycosylase OGG1 (ancestral locus Anc_4.321), which codes for MTTFEVIIVANNELSLENVLQTGQAFRWVFDESTKRYSSTMRIGDACHYSFITLRQPNSNTIEFSTTDTLQSVSEIRDHLIRYFRLDVSLNSLFNDKWIPNDKNFKKLSPQGIRILAQEPWETLVSFICSSNNNISRITKMCHSLCTNYGNEVCTYDGNKFYSFPTSDELASKATESELRELGFGYRAKYIIETAKKVVKDRRDGDYKTDSAYFEHLRSKFTYEEMREHLMSYVGVGPKVADCVCLMGFRMDEIVPVDVHIGRIATRDYRMGAKKKQLDELRKSYVDYPITKKKVKADLDYIRIEFLKKWGPYAGWAQGILFAKEIGTTSGATSTGVIKKRAFVEIDVKVEAGNGLKKHLKKVGTLE
- the PIF1 gene encoding DNA helicase PIF1 (ancestral locus Anc_4.322) encodes the protein MNCCTTSLLPVKTLHQNFYCSFFRYIYNQISFNFTVSRRMFSKSPSWMVQSEGNIKRQKLSNEELNILLSDQDDWMDYMSDNIVSEADALGNLPSKDFTRNSTNIDLNHEKKPSLATRAKSLSGAIPIQVTSSRIPFPFKTEPDENQKLYEDKHRIANGMPIETPKTSHKILNSITNMKQELGITQSIPLSNSDTGDTKTETYNNVGNETKVNTNTSTDGVSGNLTLDDSSLEVINEQKKVKYDQKFTLMTQAPTFTDMEDLNKLHLPDNTKIKIPIRLSREQESIIELAQRGLNIFYTGSAGTGKSVLLRELIKSLKRKYGSEEVAVTASTGLAACNIGGITVHSFSGIGLGKGDANQLFKKVRRSKKHSKRWATIKALVIDEISMLDGHLLDKLDFIAKKIRKNHGPFGGIQLVFCGDFFQLPPVSKDPQNPTVFAFESNAWKTGIQTTIMLQKVFRQQGDIKFIDMLNKMRLGKIDDETEREFRKLSRSLPNDEIIPAELYSTRAEVDRANFSRLNKLPGMVRTFDAMDGGSLEDKEMKERLLQNFLAPKTLQLKVGAQVMMLKNVDATLVNGSLGKIIEFVDPETYMFYQTLKENPDISPADAERLRRNPDLLRSAWEEENDTDSAVRQKSTKEAFCKTTQKEGNTPLDESIFDFLKDESGENKDLQGNISRKKQLLQDIHNSSSGRKLPLVRFKTSDLATRTVLVEPECWEIEDENSKPIVSRVQLPLMLAWSLSIHKSQGQTLPKVKVDLRRVFEKGQAYVALSRAVSRDGLQVLNFDRSKIFAHEKVVDFYMTLVSAEVVMKKLENQPIVNTLEPNREIRYAPNNGLPRVNTPYKPKSRSSTPNNNHDGIQNLLKAHSKKRSK